Part of the Gammaproteobacteria bacterium genome is shown below.
GAGAGAAGACCGACGGACGGGTCCGCCACTCCAAGCGAGAGTTCGGAAACGACCGAGCCCATGATCGCGAACTGTACGAGGTGCCCGGGGCCCACCGTCGGATTCGCTCCGGAGTCGATGAGGACGGTGGGAGGGGTGGTCGGGATCACCGTGGCGATTGCCGGCCTGAGCACACCAGGGATCCTGCCGATGATGATCGCCGCGGCAGCGAGTGCTGCTCCCGTCGATCCGGCCGACACGAGACCATCCGCCTCGCCCGAACGGACGAGTCGCGCCGCCACGCTGATCGATGCGTCGGGCTTCTCTCGGATCGAACGGGCCGGATCTTCACCCATCGCGACAACGTCGGCGGCATGAACGATCGGCAGATCGACATCGACATTCTCACAGAGTGGTTCGAGCCGCCGTCGATTCCCAACCAGAACGACCTCGATCCCCCTGCGGACCGCCTCCGCTGCGCCGGCGACCGTCTCTCTGGGTGCGTGGTCGCCCCCCATCGCGTCGAGGGCTAACACGCTATTCGGTTCCGGCGGTGACCTCGTGGCCCCGGTACGTACCACAGTTCGGGCAGGCCCGATGCGGCAGTTTGGGAGCGTGACACTGCGGACAGGTAGACGTGCGCGGTCGGCCGAGCTT
Proteins encoded:
- the plsX gene encoding phosphate acyltransferase PlsX — protein: MGGDHAPRETVAGAAEAVRRGIEVVLVGNRRRLEPLCENVDVDLPIVHAADVVAMGEDPARSIREKPDASISVAARLVRSGEADGLVSAGSTGAALAAAAIIIGRIPGVLRPAIATVIPTTPPTVLIDSGANPTVGPGHLVQFAIMGSVVSELSLGVADPSVGLLSIGQEKGKGRDLEKQAAVLLEDAVPRFVGNVEGRDVAAGTVNVVVTDGFTGNTVLKAIEGTIAWVASLAAGAGAPLPAMVLSGVDYETTGGAHLVGTRGVVVIAHGSSSRVAICSALESASREASGGMVEEIGRRLA
- the rpmF gene encoding 50S ribosomal protein L32, whose product is MAVPKKKMSRSRTRRRKASWKLGRPRTSTCPQCHAPKLPHRACPNCGTYRGHEVTAGTE